From the genome of Gallaecimonas xiamenensis 3-C-1, one region includes:
- the sbcC gene encoding exonuclease subunit SbcC encodes MKILSLRLKNLNSLKGEWKIDFSAAPFADNGLFAITGPTGAGKTTLLDAICLALYHETPRMKTVSQSSNELMTRHTSEALAEVEFEVKGQGYRAFWQQRRARDNPDGKLQPPKVELARLDGTILTDKINDKLKQTEQLTGLDFGRFTMSMLLAQGGFAAFLNADANKRAELLEELTGTDIYGHISQKVFEDSRALGEEVKVLQARAGQIAVLADDERAQLAEKLAELRRQEQGLNEQLRKVSAQLDWRKQRDSTSAEMALAERQLTEAQGQWQQAEPALKKLKAARPAEELRSLYRLWQQLGQELADGRERQRQLSGDLDMLAEQELQLAQEGQCLARQQLDAAIAELSTCQQELDQLATWLGEHQRDAALTGELGSWRQWQQQLNLEQQRLAQGQSRQHQLARQLDEGRQALESQQQNLAGARRQASLAEQQHQQAQQNLAARLEGHSLAQWRSHWQAQQRLLPLAQAQQQALARQQQLQQSIQDTEHNLVELAQQREQLRERYKVLREQVKDKEKLLEQEKLIGELAHYRQHLTAGEPCPLCGSAQHPGISDYSALSQSDTAGRLKALSNELEEVKSSGASLGVQIEQYQKGLLLQQQESAQLAASLAEGQQQLGGQSLEALQQSLKELDATMAAIEAEAGAVDAAQQALQQARFEADKAQEQLNFAEQQRQEQQRQLDEAAKQLQQEGEALGASQQRFAKALEAYGFAADGQWQQACEQRIEAFQKAQGRQQQLDKAWQQQSARQERLQEALGHWHQRLAGRPALDAALAGLVLGELEPRYLALLDNQKVLAAERQALSLRLEQLQGKQSEALGQWQQGLKESPFKDEAAFHDALLPMDEQQRLAELEQRLRDTLITAQSRIEDLKARLQALGTDQAEGVSLEALQAQEQGLRDQLRALASQDGALDTRLQADQQARQSLGDLAQQLEAKQAQLDLQQHLNGLIGSADGAKFRRFAQGLTLDHLVHLANQRLDRLHGRYGLRRKAGAELDLEVLDSWQADVARDTRTLSGGESFLVSLALALALSDLVSQKTAIDSLFLDEGFGTLDADTLEVALDALDNLNADGKMIGVISHVEALKDRIPVQLKVHKGAGMGYSRLDSRFAL; translated from the coding sequence ATGAAGATCCTCAGCCTGCGCCTTAAAAACCTCAACTCCCTGAAAGGGGAGTGGAAAATCGATTTTAGCGCCGCCCCTTTTGCCGACAATGGCCTCTTTGCCATCACCGGCCCCACCGGCGCCGGCAAGACCACCCTGCTGGACGCCATCTGCCTGGCCCTCTACCACGAGACGCCGCGCATGAAGACGGTGTCCCAGTCCAGTAACGAACTGATGACCCGCCACACTAGCGAAGCCCTGGCCGAGGTGGAATTCGAGGTCAAGGGCCAGGGCTACCGGGCCTTTTGGCAGCAGCGCCGCGCCCGGGACAACCCCGACGGCAAGCTGCAACCCCCCAAGGTGGAGCTGGCCCGCCTGGACGGCACCATCCTCACCGACAAGATCAACGACAAGCTCAAGCAGACCGAGCAGCTCACCGGCCTGGACTTTGGCCGCTTTACCATGTCCATGCTGCTGGCCCAGGGGGGCTTTGCCGCCTTCTTGAATGCCGACGCCAACAAACGCGCCGAACTGCTCGAAGAGCTGACCGGCACCGACATCTACGGCCACATTTCCCAAAAGGTCTTCGAAGACAGTCGTGCCCTGGGGGAAGAGGTCAAGGTGTTGCAAGCCAGGGCCGGGCAGATCGCCGTGCTGGCGGACGATGAACGGGCCCAACTGGCCGAAAAGCTGGCCGAGCTGCGCCGCCAAGAGCAGGGCCTTAACGAGCAGCTGCGTAAGGTGAGCGCCCAGTTGGACTGGCGCAAACAGCGGGACAGCACCAGCGCCGAAATGGCACTGGCTGAGCGGCAACTGACAGAGGCGCAGGGGCAATGGCAGCAGGCCGAACCGGCCCTGAAAAAGCTCAAAGCCGCCAGGCCGGCCGAAGAGCTGCGGTCCCTTTATCGCCTATGGCAGCAGTTGGGCCAGGAACTGGCCGACGGCAGGGAGCGCCAGCGGCAGCTGTCTGGCGACCTGGATATGCTGGCCGAGCAGGAACTGCAACTGGCCCAGGAGGGCCAATGCCTGGCTCGCCAGCAGCTGGATGCCGCCATTGCGGAACTCAGCACCTGCCAGCAAGAGCTGGACCAGCTCGCCACTTGGCTGGGAGAACACCAACGGGACGCAGCCCTTACCGGCGAGCTGGGCAGTTGGCGCCAATGGCAGCAGCAGCTGAACCTGGAGCAGCAGCGCCTGGCCCAGGGCCAAAGCCGCCAGCACCAGTTGGCTCGGCAACTGGATGAGGGCCGCCAGGCCCTTGAGAGCCAGCAGCAGAACCTGGCCGGCGCCCGGCGGCAGGCCAGCCTGGCCGAGCAGCAGCACCAGCAAGCCCAGCAAAACCTGGCGGCGCGCCTGGAAGGCCACAGCCTTGCTCAGTGGCGCAGCCATTGGCAGGCCCAGCAGCGCTTGCTGCCCCTGGCCCAGGCTCAGCAGCAGGCCCTGGCCCGCCAGCAGCAGTTGCAGCAAAGCATTCAGGATACCGAACACAACCTGGTGGAGCTGGCGCAGCAGCGCGAACAGCTGCGCGAGCGCTACAAGGTGCTGCGTGAACAGGTCAAAGACAAAGAAAAGCTGCTGGAGCAGGAAAAGCTGATCGGCGAGCTGGCCCATTACCGCCAGCATCTGACCGCCGGTGAGCCCTGCCCCCTGTGCGGCAGCGCCCAGCACCCGGGGATCAGCGACTACAGCGCCCTTAGCCAGTCGGACACCGCCGGGCGTTTAAAGGCGCTGAGCAACGAGTTGGAAGAGGTCAAAAGCAGCGGTGCCAGCCTAGGGGTGCAGATAGAGCAGTACCAGAAGGGGCTGCTGCTACAACAGCAGGAAAGCGCGCAGCTGGCCGCCAGCCTCGCCGAAGGCCAGCAGCAGTTGGGTGGCCAGAGTCTGGAGGCGTTGCAACAAAGCCTTAAGGAACTGGACGCCACCATGGCCGCCATTGAAGCCGAGGCCGGCGCCGTCGATGCCGCCCAGCAGGCCCTGCAACAGGCCAGGTTCGAGGCCGACAAGGCCCAGGAACAGCTGAACTTTGCAGAGCAACAACGCCAGGAACAACAGCGCCAGTTGGACGAGGCGGCCAAGCAGCTTCAGCAGGAAGGCGAGGCCTTAGGCGCCAGCCAGCAGCGCTTTGCCAAGGCTCTGGAGGCTTATGGTTTTGCCGCCGATGGCCAATGGCAGCAGGCCTGCGAGCAACGTATCGAGGCCTTTCAAAAGGCCCAAGGCCGCCAACAGCAACTGGACAAGGCCTGGCAGCAGCAAAGCGCCCGCCAGGAGCGGTTGCAAGAAGCCCTCGGCCATTGGCACCAGCGCCTGGCCGGGCGCCCGGCCTTGGATGCCGCCCTGGCCGGCTTGGTGCTTGGCGAACTGGAACCCCGCTACCTGGCGCTGCTGGATAACCAGAAGGTCCTGGCCGCCGAGCGCCAGGCCCTAAGCCTTCGCCTGGAGCAATTGCAGGGCAAGCAAAGCGAAGCCCTGGGCCAGTGGCAGCAAGGCCTCAAAGAGAGTCCTTTTAAAGACGAAGCCGCCTTCCATGACGCCCTGTTGCCAATGGACGAACAGCAACGCCTGGCCGAACTGGAACAAAGGCTGCGCGACACCCTGATCACCGCCCAGAGCCGGATAGAGGATCTTAAGGCCAGGTTGCAGGCGCTGGGCACGGACCAGGCCGAAGGGGTGAGCCTTGAAGCCTTGCAGGCCCAGGAGCAGGGGCTTCGTGACCAGCTCAGGGCCCTGGCCAGCCAAGACGGCGCCCTGGATACCCGCCTGCAAGCGGACCAGCAGGCCCGCCAGTCCCTTGGGGACCTGGCCCAGCAGTTGGAAGCCAAGCAGGCCCAGCTTGACCTGCAACAGCACCTCAACGGCCTGATCGGCTCGGCGGACGGGGCCAAGTTCCGCCGCTTTGCCCAGGGCCTGACCCTGGATCATTTGGTGCATCTTGCCAACCAGCGCCTGGACCGGCTTCACGGCCGCTATGGCCTGCGCCGCAAGGCCGGCGCCGAGCTGGACCTGGAAGTGCTGGACAGCTGGCAGGCCGATGTTGCCCGGGACACCCGTACCCTGTCCGGGGGCGAGAGCTTTTTGGTCAGTCTGGCCCTGGCCCTGGCGCTGTCGGACCTGGTCAGCCAGAAGACCGCCATCGATTCGCTGTTCCTGGACGAAGGCTTTGGCACCCTGGACGCCGACACCCTGGAGGTGGCCCTGGACGCCCTGGATAATCTCAATGCCGACGGCAAGATGATCGGTGTGATCAGCCACGTGGAAGCCCTTAAAGATCGCATCCCGGTGCAGCTGAAAGTCCATAAGGGCGCCGGCATGGGCTACTCGCGCCTGGACAGCCGCTTTGCCCTCTAG
- the sbcD gene encoding exonuclease subunit SbcD has translation MRILHSSDWHLGQHFMGKTRQAEHQALIRWLLDTVQAQQVDALVIAGDIFDTGTPPSYARELYNQLVLEMQACQCQLVVLAGNHDSVAVLEESKALLGALGTTVVASALEPEPLLALKNRDGSSGAILCAIPFLRPRELMQSEAGQDGQAKQQSMQQAIGHHYQQLFEQAKTRGLPVVMTGHLTTVGASASESVREIYVGSLEAFPTSAFPAADYIALGHIHRAQKVGGLEHIRYSGSPIPLSFDEAGQQKEMLLVELGEGLTSVTPLAVPLFQPLASLRCDLSEVRQQVAPLVAGLADGQRLWLELVLESQHYLSDLQSRVAEQLDGLAVDLLRLRRDRQGSGGISSGGGETLDELNPLEVFDRRLASEALDPELAAALKARYEATLAELQEGK, from the coding sequence ATGCGCATCCTTCACAGCTCCGACTGGCACCTTGGCCAGCACTTCATGGGCAAGACCCGCCAGGCCGAACATCAGGCCCTGATCCGCTGGCTGCTGGACACAGTCCAGGCCCAGCAGGTGGACGCCCTGGTGATTGCCGGCGACATCTTCGACACCGGTACGCCCCCCAGCTATGCCCGCGAGCTGTACAACCAGTTGGTGCTGGAGATGCAGGCCTGCCAATGCCAACTGGTGGTGTTGGCCGGTAACCACGATTCGGTGGCGGTGTTGGAAGAGTCCAAGGCGCTGCTGGGGGCCCTTGGCACCACAGTGGTGGCCAGCGCCCTGGAGCCCGAGCCGCTGCTGGCGCTGAAAAACCGCGACGGCAGCAGCGGCGCCATACTGTGCGCCATTCCCTTTTTGCGGCCAAGGGAGCTGATGCAAAGCGAAGCCGGCCAGGACGGCCAGGCCAAGCAGCAGTCCATGCAGCAGGCCATAGGGCACCACTACCAGCAGCTTTTTGAGCAGGCCAAGACCCGGGGCCTGCCGGTGGTGATGACGGGGCACCTCACCACAGTGGGGGCCAGCGCCTCGGAATCGGTGCGGGAGATCTACGTGGGCAGCCTGGAAGCCTTCCCCACCAGCGCCTTCCCGGCGGCGGACTACATCGCCCTTGGCCATATCCACAGGGCCCAGAAGGTAGGGGGGCTGGAGCATATTCGCTACAGCGGCTCCCCCATTCCCCTGAGCTTCGACGAAGCTGGCCAGCAAAAGGAAATGCTGCTGGTGGAGCTGGGTGAGGGCCTTACTAGCGTCACCCCCCTGGCGGTGCCCCTGTTCCAGCCCCTGGCCAGCCTGCGCTGTGACCTTAGCGAGGTGCGCCAGCAAGTAGCCCCCCTGGTGGCAGGGCTGGCCGACGGTCAACGGCTCTGGCTTGAGCTGGTGCTGGAAAGCCAGCACTACCTGAGCGACCTGCAAAGCCGGGTCGCCGAACAGCTGGACGGCTTGGCGGTGGACTTGCTGCGCCTGCGCCGCGACCGCCAAGGCAGCGGCGGCATCAGCAGCGGTGGCGGCGAGACCCTGGACGAGCTCAACCCCCTGGAGGTCTTCGACCGGCGCCTGGCCAGCGAAGCCCTGGACCCTGAGCTGGCAGCGGCCCTCAAGGCACGTTACGAGGCCACCCTGGCCGAGCTGCAGGAGGGCAAATGA
- a CDS encoding EAL domain-containing protein has translation MFYLDEEQRDLRAPAWQISALRIMVLAGLLLLLGIGLHSGYSAWQLGAYHVIYIIAGFYLVLVVASILARRQFRLSRLLLTGAIIAAGFVTQLFIPDFAIAKLGALFLYSLPMVALLTWGKKATLAAMLFNLLPFAYLVHNQPLPALLQIQQTLPSSHLYLQGLLFIFFNICLPLGMMRMLRALDWHNGSQQKLNKQLKLSMQLYRDLFDNDAHPALILRDDSAVRYNKAMRSWLKEHDVLASKLLKELHLPKDDCTQEARLLGTPKGQRLVSLTKSRMAHRHYHLLLLDDQTEASQLKLQLAGERVQNRRLRWHDISTGMLNETGIEHWLNRKPRAAVALMQLCNGPSLRLRFGKDISNQALARLASQVKTLLPRGAVVGRIAHNTLIFAHPNLTLAALTDRLTRIEHQLPHRFEVQDQSLVLERHWHLAEHPGLMPDGHHLGSLASYLCSHPLVPGQVRQLDLKALANQDSQQRLLDALRKAIQSDDQLYLEYQPQCDVSGRIIAAEALLRWHHPELGLVSPADFIPLAEQGGIISQLSRWVVQRACEQIREWQAQGITLRLSINLSVLDLVDDLFIRWLLDYCQQQQLNQGQLELEITETALADPEQTSKALKQLSDAGFPLAIDDFGTGQSSLARLNSLDASLIKIDRDFLKEVPGRDRSENMLKAIIELCRATGAEPLVEGVETQQQLDWLLQHNCRLFQGFHLYKPMPPRTLALLVRELDSKRS, from the coding sequence TTGTTTTATTTGGATGAAGAACAGCGCGATCTACGGGCGCCGGCCTGGCAAATCAGCGCCTTGCGGATCATGGTCCTGGCCGGCCTGCTGCTGTTGCTGGGCATAGGATTGCACAGCGGCTACAGCGCCTGGCAACTGGGTGCCTACCACGTCATCTACATTATCGCCGGCTTCTACCTGGTGCTGGTAGTGGCCTCCATCCTGGCCCGGCGCCAGTTCAGACTGAGCCGGCTGTTGCTGACCGGGGCCATCATCGCTGCCGGTTTCGTCACCCAGCTGTTTATCCCCGACTTTGCCATCGCCAAACTGGGCGCCCTGTTCCTCTACAGCCTGCCCATGGTGGCCCTGCTCACCTGGGGCAAGAAAGCGACATTGGCGGCCATGCTCTTCAATCTGCTGCCCTTTGCCTACCTGGTTCATAACCAGCCGCTACCGGCGCTGCTGCAGATCCAGCAAACCCTGCCCAGCAGCCACCTCTACCTGCAAGGGCTGCTGTTTATCTTCTTCAACATCTGCCTGCCCTTGGGGATGATGCGGATGCTGAGGGCCCTGGATTGGCACAACGGCTCCCAGCAAAAGCTCAACAAACAGCTCAAGCTGTCCATGCAGCTGTACCGGGACCTGTTCGACAACGACGCCCACCCGGCCCTTATCCTCAGGGACGACAGTGCCGTGCGCTACAACAAGGCCATGCGGAGCTGGCTCAAGGAGCATGACGTGCTGGCCAGCAAGCTGCTCAAGGAGCTGCATCTGCCCAAGGACGACTGCACCCAGGAGGCGCGGCTGCTGGGCACGCCAAAGGGCCAGCGCCTGGTCAGCCTCACCAAGAGCCGCATGGCCCACCGCCATTATCATCTGTTGTTGCTGGACGACCAGACCGAAGCCTCCCAGCTCAAACTGCAATTAGCCGGGGAACGGGTGCAGAACCGGCGCCTGCGCTGGCACGACATCAGCACCGGCATGCTCAACGAAACCGGCATAGAGCATTGGCTGAACCGCAAGCCGAGGGCTGCGGTGGCCCTGATGCAGCTCTGTAACGGGCCAAGCCTTAGGCTGCGCTTTGGCAAGGACATCAGCAACCAGGCCCTGGCGCGCCTGGCCAGCCAGGTGAAAACCCTGCTGCCCCGTGGCGCCGTGGTGGGGCGCATCGCCCACAACACCCTGATCTTTGCCCACCCCAACCTGACCCTGGCGGCCCTCACCGACCGCCTGACCCGTATCGAACACCAGCTGCCCCACAGGTTTGAGGTGCAGGACCAGAGCCTGGTGCTGGAGCGCCACTGGCACTTGGCCGAGCACCCCGGGCTGATGCCGGACGGCCACCACCTGGGCAGCCTGGCCTCTTACCTGTGCAGCCACCCCCTGGTGCCGGGGCAGGTGCGGCAACTGGATCTCAAGGCCCTGGCCAACCAGGACTCCCAGCAGCGGCTGCTGGACGCCCTGCGCAAGGCCATACAGAGCGACGACCAGCTGTACCTGGAATACCAGCCCCAGTGCGACGTGTCCGGCCGCATCATCGCCGCCGAAGCCCTGCTGCGCTGGCACCATCCTGAACTGGGCCTGGTCAGCCCGGCGGACTTCATCCCCCTGGCCGAGCAGGGGGGCATCATCAGCCAGTTAAGCCGCTGGGTGGTGCAAAGAGCCTGCGAGCAGATCCGCGAGTGGCAGGCCCAGGGCATAACGCTGCGCCTGAGCATCAACCTGTCGGTGCTGGACCTGGTGGACGACCTTTTTATCCGCTGGCTATTGGACTACTGCCAACAGCAGCAATTGAACCAGGGCCAGCTGGAACTGGAGATCACCGAGACGGCCCTGGCCGACCCGGAGCAGACCAGCAAAGCCCTCAAGCAGTTGTCCGATGCCGGCTTCCCCCTGGCCATCGACGATTTCGGTACAGGGCAATCGTCTTTGGCGCGCCTCAACAGCCTCGATGCCAGCCTGATCAAGATTGACCGGGATTTCCTCAAGGAAGTGCCGGGGCGGGATCGCAGCGAAAACATGCTCAAGGCCATTATCGAACTGTGCCGGGCCACCGGCGCCGAACCCCTGGTGGAAGGGGTGGAGACCCAGCAGCAGCTGGACTGGCTGCTCCAGCACAATTGCCGGTTGTTCCAGGGTTTTCACCTTTATAAACCCATGCCACCCCGCACCTTGGCGCTGCTGGTCAGGGAGCTGGACAGCAAGCGATCCTGA
- a CDS encoding heavy-metal-associated domain-containing protein, whose translation MYTFRVSNILGDHCVSRIQQAILVADAEAQVRINRDHNQVTIVSNQSRKALSEALTDTGFPALA comes from the coding sequence TTGTATACCTTTCGCGTAAGCAACATCCTGGGTGACCACTGCGTGTCACGGATCCAGCAAGCCATATTGGTGGCCGATGCCGAAGCACAGGTACGTATCAACAGAGACCACAACCAAGTCACCATCGTCAGCAACCAAAGCCGTAAGGCACTGAGCGAGGCCCTGACCGACACCGGTTTTCCCGCCCTCGCCTGA
- a CDS encoding response regulator, with translation MTTLVPADLSLLLVEPSETQRRVIIRHLASEGIHRIDDADGVKAALAHIRHRRPDLVLSALHFADGTALELVRTMRSEAELKDTPFVLVSSERRPDELEAFKQSGVAAILPKPFTHEQLGLAINATLDLLSPNELELTHFDTHSLRVLVVDDSRMARRHITRVLENLGISQITEAVDGNDAIHQLSTNMFDLVVTDYNMPNVNGRELTEHIRQQSDQSHVPVLMVTSEANGAHLANIAQSGVDAICDKPFEPAEVRALLYRLLEQ, from the coding sequence ATGACGACACTTGTCCCTGCTGATCTGTCCCTGCTGCTGGTGGAACCCTCTGAGACGCAACGCCGTGTCATCATCCGTCACCTGGCCAGTGAAGGGATCCACAGGATCGACGACGCCGACGGGGTGAAAGCGGCCCTGGCCCATATCCGCCACCGCCGCCCCGACCTGGTGCTGAGCGCCCTGCATTTTGCCGACGGCACCGCCCTGGAGCTGGTCAGGACCATGCGCAGTGAGGCCGAGCTCAAGGACACCCCTTTCGTGCTGGTGTCCAGCGAGCGTCGCCCGGACGAGCTGGAAGCCTTCAAGCAGTCGGGGGTGGCCGCCATCCTGCCCAAGCCCTTCACCCATGAACAGCTGGGCCTGGCCATCAATGCCACCCTGGACCTGCTTAGCCCCAACGAACTGGAATTGACCCATTTCGACACCCACTCCCTGCGGGTGCTGGTGGTGGACGACAGCCGCATGGCCCGCCGCCATATTACCCGGGTGCTGGAAAACCTCGGCATCAGCCAGATCACCGAGGCGGTGGACGGCAACGACGCCATCCACCAGCTCAGTACCAACATGTTCGATCTGGTGGTCACCGACTACAACATGCCCAACGTCAACGGCCGGGAGCTGACCGAACATATCCGCCAGCAGTCGGACCAATCCCATGTGCCGGTGTTGATGGTGACCAGCGAGGCCAACGGTGCCCACCTGGCCAACATCGCCCAGTCCGGTGTTGACGCCATCTGCGACAAGCCCTTCGAGCCCGCCGAAGTGCGCGCCCTGCTCTACCGTTTGCTGGAGCAATAA
- a CDS encoding DMT family transporter, which produces MPAKGAVTLAPFIASLDLALLFESLALGAAACWACASLLSAPAARHLGAFAFSRWRMASVSLMLWSLSLLTGGWQSLSAGPAGIMMLSGLLGIFIGDTALFAAMNRLGPRRATVLFAGHSLFSVVLGFLLLGETLAGQALLGCSLVATGVMGAVFFGRREGERHHWEQDNGKVAVGVALGVLSAFCQASATLMVKPVMATDIDAVSASAVRMSTALGAHLLLLWSGARVARPIQAINWRILAMVALNGFLAMGVGMTLILIALRYGEVGLVAMLSSVSPVLILPLLWWVQKRPPAKGAWLGALATVLGTMLIVSR; this is translated from the coding sequence GTGCCGGCCAAAGGCGCCGTTACACTGGCGCCTTTCATCGCCTCTTTGGACCTAGCCTTGCTGTTTGAATCCCTGGCTCTTGGGGCTGCGGCCTGTTGGGCCTGTGCCAGCCTGTTGTCGGCCCCTGCCGCCCGTCATCTGGGGGCCTTTGCCTTTTCCCGTTGGCGCATGGCATCGGTGAGCCTGATGCTCTGGTCCCTTTCCCTGCTGACCGGTGGCTGGCAGAGCCTCAGCGCAGGTCCTGCCGGCATCATGATGCTGTCCGGCCTGTTGGGCATTTTTATCGGCGACACCGCCCTTTTTGCTGCCATGAACCGCCTGGGCCCCAGGCGGGCGACGGTACTTTTTGCTGGCCATTCGTTGTTTTCGGTGGTGCTGGGTTTCCTGCTGCTGGGGGAGACCCTGGCGGGCCAGGCCCTGTTGGGCTGTTCCTTGGTGGCCACCGGGGTGATGGGGGCGGTGTTCTTTGGCCGCCGGGAAGGAGAGCGCCATCACTGGGAGCAGGACAACGGCAAGGTGGCTGTGGGGGTGGCCCTTGGGGTGCTGTCGGCTTTTTGCCAGGCCAGCGCTACCCTGATGGTCAAACCGGTGATGGCTACCGACATCGACGCGGTGTCGGCTTCGGCGGTGCGCATGAGCACGGCCCTGGGGGCGCATCTGTTGCTACTTTGGAGCGGGGCGCGGGTGGCAAGACCCATCCAGGCCATCAACTGGCGCATCCTCGCCATGGTGGCCCTCAATGGCTTCTTGGCCATGGGGGTAGGCATGACCTTGATCCTGATAGCCCTTCGCTACGGGGAGGTGGGGCTGGTGGCCATGCTGAGTTCGGTGAGCCCGGTGCTGATCCTGCCGCTTTTGTGGTGGGTACAGAAAAGGCCGCCGGCCAAGGGTGCCTGGCTTGGAGCCCTGGCCACTGTGCTTGGCACCATGCTGATTGTCAGCCGCTGA
- a CDS encoding DUF4865 family protein, whose amino-acid sequence MIAMQYRIALPDHYPMARIEARIAANGHRLDGYPGLLFKAFLYRRRDDWPYEGAQNCYAPFYLWRQYQAMAGFLAGDGFAALCRDFGRPRVDSWQVPEGALPPATTAFVAINHRGQGDLVGLDPATGQGLGVQWLNRPPAGPEPGVEHYRLGYLAVGA is encoded by the coding sequence ATGATCGCCATGCAATACCGCATCGCGCTGCCGGACCACTACCCCATGGCCCGCATCGAGGCGCGCATCGCCGCAAACGGCCACCGCCTGGACGGCTACCCTGGGCTGCTATTCAAGGCCTTTCTCTATCGCCGGCGGGATGATTGGCCCTATGAGGGGGCACAAAATTGCTATGCCCCCTTTTACCTGTGGCGCCAGTACCAGGCCATGGCCGGCTTTTTGGCCGGTGACGGCTTTGCCGCCCTGTGCCGTGACTTTGGCCGCCCCAGAGTCGATAGCTGGCAGGTGCCAGAAGGGGCTTTGCCCCCGGCCACCACGGCCTTTGTCGCCATTAATCACAGGGGCCAAGGGGATCTGGTGGGGTTGGATCCGGCCACCGGCCAGGGCCTTGGGGTGCAGTGGCTAAACCGGCCACCAGCCGGGCCGGAGCCCGGGGTGGAGCACTACCGCCTGGGCTACCTTGCCGTTGGTGCTTAG
- a CDS encoding tautomerase family protein, with amino-acid sequence MPMTRIALRQGLGPDYKARLSRLLQQALETHFAVPEGDCFQLFDEYGPEDRVFSRHYQSAGRSDHFLLLSITAGKPRSPEQKAALYQALAQQCQAELGLDPADLMVVVSYNQAGDWSFSGGLGHSLEGTR; translated from the coding sequence ATGCCCATGACCCGTATCGCCCTGCGCCAGGGGCTGGGCCCCGACTACAAGGCCAGGCTCAGCCGGCTGCTGCAGCAGGCCCTGGAAACCCACTTTGCCGTGCCAGAGGGGGACTGCTTCCAGCTCTTTGACGAATACGGCCCCGAGGACAGGGTGTTCAGCCGCCACTATCAGAGTGCCGGACGCAGCGACCACTTCCTGCTGCTGTCCATCACCGCCGGCAAGCCCCGTAGTCCTGAGCAAAAGGCGGCCCTGTACCAGGCCCTGGCCCAGCAGTGCCAGGCAGAGCTGGGGCTGGACCCGGCCGACTTGATGGTGGTGGTCAGCTATAACCAGGCCGGTGACTGGTCCTTCAGCGGCGGCCTTGGCCACAGCCTGGAGGGCACCAGATGA
- a CDS encoding carboxymuconolactone decarboxylase family protein yields the protein MATPKNLTELAQLSPKLADLSQQLLFDDIWARPELSRRERSLVTLAILASLGRWEQLPFHLDLAKEHGLDRSQLAELFTHLAFYAGWPAAVSALGHLEPSPCP from the coding sequence ATGGCCACCCCCAAGAACCTTACCGAACTGGCCCAGCTGTCTCCCAAATTGGCCGACCTCAGCCAACAGCTGTTGTTTGACGACATCTGGGCCAGGCCCGAGCTTTCCCGGCGAGAGCGCAGCCTGGTCACCCTGGCGATTCTTGCCAGCCTGGGCCGCTGGGAGCAGTTGCCCTTCCACCTGGATCTTGCCAAAGAGCACGGCCTCGACCGCAGCCAGTTGGCCGAACTCTTTACCCACCTGGCCTTTTACGCCGGCTGGCCGGCGGCGGTATCGGCCCTTGGCCACCTGGAGCCAAGCCCATGCCCATGA
- a CDS encoding LysR substrate-binding domain-containing protein yields MNNAKLAALDLQALRAFICGVELGSFALAATRLHRSTSAVSAQLRKLEQQAGCPLLEKSGRGLVPTASGELLLSYGRRLLALNDEALEALQGQALSGELRFGAQEDFAETLLPQLLGRFARAHPRVQLSTRVGRNQALIQALAQGELDLALAWENPQAPWPKAQTLAQVPLAWYGQDPETLLARGEPLPLVLFEAPCLMRQAATQALDQAGIAWRPAYTSASLGGIWAAVKAGLGITVRGPYGVPQGVTAVQGLPRLGSLAVQLLRPAEPRDDALRLAQIIEAELLP; encoded by the coding sequence ATGAATAACGCCAAGCTCGCCGCCCTGGACCTGCAAGCCCTACGCGCCTTCATCTGCGGGGTAGAACTGGGCAGCTTTGCCCTGGCCGCCACCCGGCTGCACCGCTCTACCTCGGCGGTAAGCGCCCAGCTGCGCAAGCTGGAACAGCAGGCCGGTTGCCCTTTACTGGAAAAAAGCGGCCGAGGCCTGGTGCCCACCGCCAGCGGCGAGTTGCTGCTCAGTTACGGGCGACGGCTGCTGGCCCTCAATGACGAGGCCCTGGAGGCCCTGCAAGGCCAGGCCCTGAGTGGCGAGCTGCGTTTTGGAGCCCAGGAGGACTTTGCCGAGACCCTGCTGCCGCAGCTGCTGGGCCGCTTTGCCCGGGCCCACCCCAGGGTGCAGCTGTCGACCCGGGTGGGGCGCAACCAGGCCCTGATCCAGGCCCTGGCCCAAGGGGAGCTGGACCTGGCCCTGGCCTGGGAGAATCCCCAGGCCCCCTGGCCCAAGGCCCAAACCCTGGCGCAGGTGCCCTTGGCTTGGTACGGGCAAGACCCAGAGACACTGCTGGCGCGGGGCGAGCCCCTGCCCCTGGTGCTGTTCGAGGCCCCCTGCCTGATGCGCCAAGCCGCCACCCAGGCCCTGGACCAGGCCGGTATTGCCTGGCGCCCGGCCTACACCAGCGCCAGCCTCGGCGGCATCTGGGCCGCCGTCAAGGCAGGGTTGGGTATCACGGTGCGCGGGCCCTACGGGGTGCCCCAGGGGGTGACGGCTGTCCAAGGCCTACCCAGGCTTGGTAGCCTGGCGGTGCAGCTGCTGCGCCCGGCCGAGCCCCGGGACGACGCCCTGCGCCTGGCGCAGATCATCGAAGCCGAACTGCTGCCCTAG